The following coding sequences lie in one Xyrauchen texanus isolate HMW12.3.18 chromosome 25, RBS_HiC_50CHRs, whole genome shotgun sequence genomic window:
- the LOC127618670 gene encoding putative beta-lactamase-like 1 isoform X2: protein MKVKWTKLGMVFFLLLSLVMTGCFIWQYRLPKMKPVDETAAEKIKEEKMCPRYPEPVPLEHPIPVIMEALEKVDVLLRTSIDATRLPAMSAIVIFNDSILWNGNFGRRNGSDPISPPPNEYTVYRIASLSKIFPTLMLYKLWEDGKVDSLDDPLGKYEKNFTIKNPFGKRRDNQLKSIYNGILFNGRVAQVQTSSITLRRMASQLSGLPRRLRATTLLWKGSTQSAVDLLQDDVLVADPGTKCHYSNLAFSLLAHVLAEKVAGTDYQSWVSENILQPLGMEDTNFEIIPEIESQMAIGVYTNGQPAPLYDLDWYRPSGQMYSTPADMAKLVMMLLGAYYRQVLQPDTLKTMLTPLFRCESSYFANQTGTPWEVNEQLGYDIIRKDGDLDGYSATISLVPRLKLGLVILMAGNKPEGEDLVAKAYSYLIPAMESAFRNAPHVLIPPPDPIPYVGYFTYNNITFYEIKAGTGGVLTMEQFGPQVDNMVPMKYRTLKLSYLEDRVFRVKFEKQYPCQLKVNAASVSLESQDRQHFNFYTFSKNGLSPGFDVPGLNTYKVVRIPHKPIFTG from the exons ATGAAAGTGAAATGGACAAAGTTAGGCATGGTCTTCTTTCTACTTCTCTCCCTTGTTATGACGGGCTGTTTCATTTGGCAGTACAGACTTCCCAAAATGAAACCAG tGGATGAAACAGCAGCAGAAAAAATTAAAGAAGAGAAGATGTGCCCACGGTATCCTGAGCCTGTGCCTTTGGAACACCCAATACCTGTCATCATGGAGGCTTTGGAAAAG GTGGATGTGCTTTTGAGAACCAGCATTGATGCCACAAGACTGCCAGCCATGTCTGCAATTGTTATATTTAATGACTCCATATTGTGGAATGGTAACTTTGGCAGAAGGAATGGAAGTGACCCCATATCTCCGCCACCAAATGAGTACACAGTTTACAG AATCGCAAGCCTTTCTAAAATCTTCCCCACACTGATGTTGTATAAACTTTGGGAGGATGGAAAAGTGGATTCCCTGGATGACCCTCTGGGAAAGTACGAGAAGAATTTTACCATAAAAAACCCTTTTGGGAAAAGAAGGGATAATCAACTCAAGTCGATCTATAATGGCATTTTGTTCAACGGAAGAGTGGCTCAAGTCCAAACCTCCTCCATCACCCTGAGAAGGATGGCAAGTCAGCTGTCAG GTTTACCAAGGCGACTCAGGGCAACTACGTTACTCTGGAAAGGTAGTACTCAGTCTGCTGTTGATTTATTACAAGATGACGTTCTTGTGGCTGACCCTGGAACAAA ATGCCACTACAGCAACTTGGCCTTCTCCCTGTTGGCCCATGTGTTGGCAGAAAAGGTAGCAGGGACGGATTATCAGAGCTGGGTGTCTGAAAATATCCTGCAACCTCTGGGAATGGAGGACACCAACTTCGAAATCATCCCAGAGATTGAGAGCCAGATGGCAATAGGTGTTTATACAAATGGGCAGCCTGCACCCCTCTATGATCTTGACTGGTACAGACCATCAGGACAAATGTACTCCACACCTGCCGATATGGCCAAACTGGTGATGATGCTTTTGGGTGCTTACTATCGACAGGTTCTACAGCCTGACACCCTCAAAACCATGTTGACACCTCTGTTCCGCTGTGAAAGCAGTTACTTTGCAAATCAAACGGGCACACCTTGGGAGGTAAATGAACAGTTGGGATATGACATCATCCGCAAAGATGGAGATCTAGATGGTTATTCAGCCACTATCTCCCTTGTTCCACGCCTGAAGCTGGGGTTGGTCATTCTTATGGCTGGGAACAAACCTGAGGGTGAGGACCTTGTGGCCAAGGCCTACAGTTATCTAATCCCTGCCATGGAAAGTGCCTTCAGAAATGCACCTCATGTTCTCATCCCTCCTCCAGACCCAATTCCCTATGTAGGGTACTTTACATATAACAACATAACATTCTATGAGATCAAAGCTGGCACAGGTGGAGTGCTGACAATGGAGCAGTTTGGACCACAAGTGGACAACATGGTCCCTATGAAATATAGAACTTTGAAGCTGAGTTATTTGGAGGATAGGGTGTTTAGAGTGAAGTTTGAGAAGCAGTACCCTTGTCAACTGAAAGTTAATGCTGCCTCTGTGTCTCTTGAATCCCAGGACAGGCAGCACTTTAACTTTTACACCTTCAGCAAAAACGGTCTTTCGCCAGGTTTTGATGTACCAGGGCTAAACACTTATAAAGTTGTACGGATACCTCACAAACCAATTTTTACTGGTTAG
- the LOC127618670 gene encoding putative beta-lactamase-like 1 isoform X1, giving the protein MPNLLLNWLQAWQTCGEYQTAKMKVKWTKLGMVFFLLLSLVMTGCFIWQYRLPKMKPVDETAAEKIKEEKMCPRYPEPVPLEHPIPVIMEALEKVDVLLRTSIDATRLPAMSAIVIFNDSILWNGNFGRRNGSDPISPPPNEYTVYRIASLSKIFPTLMLYKLWEDGKVDSLDDPLGKYEKNFTIKNPFGKRRDNQLKSIYNGILFNGRVAQVQTSSITLRRMASQLSGLPRRLRATTLLWKGSTQSAVDLLQDDVLVADPGTKCHYSNLAFSLLAHVLAEKVAGTDYQSWVSENILQPLGMEDTNFEIIPEIESQMAIGVYTNGQPAPLYDLDWYRPSGQMYSTPADMAKLVMMLLGAYYRQVLQPDTLKTMLTPLFRCESSYFANQTGTPWEVNEQLGYDIIRKDGDLDGYSATISLVPRLKLGLVILMAGNKPEGEDLVAKAYSYLIPAMESAFRNAPHVLIPPPDPIPYVGYFTYNNITFYEIKAGTGGVLTMEQFGPQVDNMVPMKYRTLKLSYLEDRVFRVKFEKQYPCQLKVNAASVSLESQDRQHFNFYTFSKNGLSPGFDVPGLNTYKVVRIPHKPIFTG; this is encoded by the exons ATGCCTAATTTGTTACTGAACTGGCTCCAAG CCTGGCAGACCTGTGGAGAATACCAGACTGCAAAGATGAAAGTGAAATGGACAAAGTTAGGCATGGTCTTCTTTCTACTTCTCTCCCTTGTTATGACGGGCTGTTTCATTTGGCAGTACAGACTTCCCAAAATGAAACCAG tGGATGAAACAGCAGCAGAAAAAATTAAAGAAGAGAAGATGTGCCCACGGTATCCTGAGCCTGTGCCTTTGGAACACCCAATACCTGTCATCATGGAGGCTTTGGAAAAG GTGGATGTGCTTTTGAGAACCAGCATTGATGCCACAAGACTGCCAGCCATGTCTGCAATTGTTATATTTAATGACTCCATATTGTGGAATGGTAACTTTGGCAGAAGGAATGGAAGTGACCCCATATCTCCGCCACCAAATGAGTACACAGTTTACAG AATCGCAAGCCTTTCTAAAATCTTCCCCACACTGATGTTGTATAAACTTTGGGAGGATGGAAAAGTGGATTCCCTGGATGACCCTCTGGGAAAGTACGAGAAGAATTTTACCATAAAAAACCCTTTTGGGAAAAGAAGGGATAATCAACTCAAGTCGATCTATAATGGCATTTTGTTCAACGGAAGAGTGGCTCAAGTCCAAACCTCCTCCATCACCCTGAGAAGGATGGCAAGTCAGCTGTCAG GTTTACCAAGGCGACTCAGGGCAACTACGTTACTCTGGAAAGGTAGTACTCAGTCTGCTGTTGATTTATTACAAGATGACGTTCTTGTGGCTGACCCTGGAACAAA ATGCCACTACAGCAACTTGGCCTTCTCCCTGTTGGCCCATGTGTTGGCAGAAAAGGTAGCAGGGACGGATTATCAGAGCTGGGTGTCTGAAAATATCCTGCAACCTCTGGGAATGGAGGACACCAACTTCGAAATCATCCCAGAGATTGAGAGCCAGATGGCAATAGGTGTTTATACAAATGGGCAGCCTGCACCCCTCTATGATCTTGACTGGTACAGACCATCAGGACAAATGTACTCCACACCTGCCGATATGGCCAAACTGGTGATGATGCTTTTGGGTGCTTACTATCGACAGGTTCTACAGCCTGACACCCTCAAAACCATGTTGACACCTCTGTTCCGCTGTGAAAGCAGTTACTTTGCAAATCAAACGGGCACACCTTGGGAGGTAAATGAACAGTTGGGATATGACATCATCCGCAAAGATGGAGATCTAGATGGTTATTCAGCCACTATCTCCCTTGTTCCACGCCTGAAGCTGGGGTTGGTCATTCTTATGGCTGGGAACAAACCTGAGGGTGAGGACCTTGTGGCCAAGGCCTACAGTTATCTAATCCCTGCCATGGAAAGTGCCTTCAGAAATGCACCTCATGTTCTCATCCCTCCTCCAGACCCAATTCCCTATGTAGGGTACTTTACATATAACAACATAACATTCTATGAGATCAAAGCTGGCACAGGTGGAGTGCTGACAATGGAGCAGTTTGGACCACAAGTGGACAACATGGTCCCTATGAAATATAGAACTTTGAAGCTGAGTTATTTGGAGGATAGGGTGTTTAGAGTGAAGTTTGAGAAGCAGTACCCTTGTCAACTGAAAGTTAATGCTGCCTCTGTGTCTCTTGAATCCCAGGACAGGCAGCACTTTAACTTTTACACCTTCAGCAAAAACGGTCTTTCGCCAGGTTTTGATGTACCAGGGCTAAACACTTATAAAGTTGTACGGATACCTCACAAACCAATTTTTACTGGTTAG